In Miscanthus floridulus cultivar M001 chromosome 8, ASM1932011v1, whole genome shotgun sequence, the sequence GAGCCTGCAGGGTCTGTTTCTCGCGGACAACCAGCTTTCCGGGGAGATTCCTCCCGGAATAGGGAACCTGACCTATTTGCAGGTGCTGGATTTGTCGAATAACCGATTGTCCGGTTCAGTGCCTGCCGGACTTGCAGGCTGCTTCCAGCTTCTGTACCTGCAGCTTGGGGGTAACCAGCTCTCTGGGGCGCTGCGTCCGGAGCTCGACGCACTAGCTAGTCTCAAGGTTCTAGATTTGTCGAATAACAAGATATCTGGGGAGATTCCGCTGCCGCTGGCTGGGTGCAGGTCTTTGGAGGTGGTGGACTTGTCAGGAAATGAGATCTCCGGGGAGCTCAGCAGTGCTGTAGCGAAAtggttgagcttgaagttcttgtcACTGGCTGGTAACCAGCTCTCCGGCCACCTACCTGACTGGATGTTCTCGTTTCCCCTGCTCCAGTGGCTTGATTTGTCTAGCAATAAGTTTGTGGGTTTCATCCCAGATGGTGGATTCAATGTCACTGAAGTGCTTAACGGTGGAGGTGGTCAGGCCCAGGCTCCGGCGACTCCATCGGAGACTGTGCTTCCACCCCAATTGTTTGTGTCAGCTTCTGTGAACACGGTGTCATGGCAGTTGGATTTGAGGTATGATCTTCAGGCAGCTACTGGTATAGATCTGTCTGGGAATGAGCTCCGTGGCGAGATACCAGAAGGATTGGTTGCCATGAAGGGATTGGAGTATCTGAACCTCTCCTGTAATTACTTGGCTGGGCAGATCCCTGCAGGGCTTGGGGGCATGGGGAGGTTGCATACGCTTGACTTCTCACATAATGGGCTGTCAGGGGAGGTGCCTCCTGGAATTGCAGCCATGGCAGAGCTTGAGGTGCTTAACCTCTCCTACAATAGCCTGTCTGGGCCTTTGCCAACAATGAAGTTCCCAGGAGCATTGGCTGGAAACCCAGGAATTTGCAGTGAGGAAGGGTGCTCTGAGAATGCAAGAACGCCAGAAGGGAAAATGGAAGGAAGCAACCACCGTGGTTGGCTTGGTGGCTGGCATGGAGAGAATGGATGGGTATCTCTTGGTGCATTTTGTATCAGCACAATGATTAGCTTCTATGTATCATTGGCAACCTTACTATGCTCCTCTAAGGCAAGAAACTTAGTGTTTCGGCCTGTGAGGGTTGAATATTAACAAGAGGGGAAATTGCAAAATCAGGTTGTTGTGAAGTTCGAGTGACTCTGGTCTGCAACTGATTCACAAGAAAGATGAGTATATGAGATGGATATCTTCAGTCATGAGGAAGTGTGCCATCTCGTTTAATGATCAACCAAGATTTCTTGGTTGTTTCCTAATAATATTCTTGATCTTGGGATGTGTAGATCTAGTTAACATATTCCCATCTGTTATAGAATGCCATCACCTGCTGGTGATTGGTTGTAGCCCTGGCGTGTTTGGAGGATTGGACACCAAGGATGCACATAATTTGGAGCGCTGGTACTGTGAACCACTTCGGATGTAAATATTTTCTTTGGTTTTTAGTTATGATCTAGTTTAAAACTGGGCATGGATGTAGTGCTGTTGAGCTACCTTTCGATGTTATATTATGTCTGTAAACTTGCTTATATTTCTGAACTTGGTTTGGGGGTAAAAGGCTTTGTTGCTGTTGTGTATATCTGTTATAGTGTGCAGTGTGACTGAGACTGCAAATGTGCTTGACTATTTCTTGGTGCTGCTCCTGTAACACCTATAGTTTTATAGGTCAATGGTAATTTTGCTGTCTGAAGCAGCATCCAGCAAGATGGCTACTGTTTTTGGTATTGTAATACTTTGCAACAGAGGTGCAAAGTTTGTGATTTCAGAATGATCAACAAACGTATCTGTCTGCAGCTGATCAACAAACGTATCTGTTGCAAAGTGTGAGACAAGGCAACATATGTGTCTCTGTTTTGTGCATTACCAAACTAACCCAGCATGTAATTGCAGAATGATAATTCCTATAATCGTAGCATACATAGCTTCTTCAGCTGGAGAAGGTGGAGAATAAGCATCAGTAGCTTTTCAAAGGATTGGGCACTTGTGCAGAATTAGTCAGACTCATGCAGGAACCAGGTTCTTCTTTTTCCATTATAACCTTTTTTTTTCCTGAACTTCCTGCAATACCTACCACTACTGTAAAGTTGGTTCAGTTTCACAGTGAACCACAGAATTTCATTGCTTTTAATCAAACGTGGAATGGTGGCACACTTCTAATGGAAAAACCAACATGCTTCATACCTCACAGTTTTGTTTTGTTCTTTGGATTACTTTGAATGTGACCTTTGCATCCTTGAGATCGTCACTTAGTGATTTTAAAAGGGCGtatccagtgcagagagctcccgctctgtgcggggtctagggaagggtgtcagtggcaagtcttATCCTCGcgctgtgcaatgcgaggagaccgcgatcCGAACCCGAGACCTTCCGGTCACTTAGTGATTTTACTTGAGAGAAAAATATGACTACTGAATTGAAGACACTTTGTTTTATGATTTCTAGAAGAAAAAAATTATGGTGTTTGCAGATTATGTGAGCCATCTATTGGCTAAAATCTGATGCCCCACAATCAAAGGTACTATGTGAAAGGTGCTTAAGTAGAAAGGGTAGAAAGGAAATTTTGTGTGGTAACATAAGTAGATGGAGAAGGGCCAAAACATCTTTGTTATATCAATCGGTACAGGTATGGGAACATTAAAGGTGTTTTTTTTTCAGATTTCCCGAAGAACCTGACCTCCGTTCCCCAGGTCCTGCAGGATCCTTTTAACTCAGATTAATAGCTGCATAAGATGATTCACAGTTTTACTTGTTATATCTTGAACTAACCATTTCTCTGCAATATGGTGGATGAAGCTGTGCTAGATTAATGTTATACTGTTATTTCATGAACTCGTCCAGTCTCTCAGCATTTATCTTACACGTTCTTTGTATATTTGTTGTTCTTATTTTCTGGCTGTGGGCCTGTGAGTCAACATATTAAAGCTATCCTAACGAAATGTGCAGAGCCcggcgccctgttcgtttgggcttgtttggcttataagccatggctaaaaatagtgttggctggtttggtgtgagagaaaatactgttcgttggctaataagccatgacttataagtcaaatacgaccaagcggcTGTTGGTTTATGCCCAGGACCAGCCAAgccaaaattttgtatgtaaTAATCGAAACCTGGACAACACCAGCTGCCGGCCTTTAGCAACGAGAATGTTTGGACCGTGGCCAAGATGAATTCCAGTTCCAGCTGACCATGTTGTGTACTAGCAGTACTGCGTACATGACAGCTAAATTGTCTTGGATCTAGATAAGGTGACCTGGACGAAAACAACTGCTGATGGTTGGTCTCTGTCCAGGAACTGGCTCGTCTGGCCTAAACAAAGATCAGCAGAGCTGCAGAGTTCATGACTTCATGTGGCCGTTGTTGACGTTCAGTCCAGAGTTTGGCACTTGGCACCAGTAGATCACATGAAGGACGTGTGCGCAGCTCTTTACTGACGTGGAATGGATGGATCATGGACAACAAAGAGTCCTTTAGAGCTGGCGGCAGCGACAGATCGCACCTGACCTGGCCCTGACGCGTCAGAGGAATTGAGATCAGCGTCGGGTTTATCAGCTGATCTGCACGCTCATGCTCATCACGTGAGTCCATTTCAGGTGTGCTCCAGATTTTCTGCCCTGTGACTACCATTGATTTCCTGTTGGTAAAAGTGTAGCTGGATCTGAAGAATCTGGATGGTGCCATAGCGTCTTGGACGCCACGTACTAGGTAACACGTGAATTGAGTTGGACGAATTTTCATCGAGACGGGGATTTTCGATCACTAAAGAACTCGAAATGCAGTATCTTTACAATAGGGGGAAAGAGGTTCAATCAACCAGAAGCAAACCGAGCCCACAGAAGACTTATCACCTCCTGAATCTCAAAAATCACAGACCCTGCGGCTGAAAAGTACCCGGAGGCCGGAGTAGCCCCCTCTTTCTTGGCGCGGCACGTGGTGAGCAGCTGAGCATGGCGCCTTCACCGCCGCAGCAGCTAAGCCTTGCCCTTGCGGACCTCAGGGCCCTGTCCGTGCTCGGCCAGGGCGCCGGGGGCGTGGTCTTCCACGTCGTGCCCGTCGCCGCAGCCGGGGACAGCGCCGCTGCAGGCGCAGGCGAGCCCATGGCGCTCAAGGCCATGTCCCGCGCCGCCGCGCGGCGCAAGGGCGCAGGAGGCACGTGCGGTGGCGGTGACGGGCACCGGAGGATCTGGTTCGAGCGCGACGTCCTGCTGTCGCTCCGCCACCCGCTGCTCCCGTCCCTCCGCGGCGTCGTGGCCACCGACGCCGTCGTCGGCTTCGCCATCAGCCGCTGCCCCGGCGGCGACCTCAAGTCGCTCCGGCGCCGCTGGCGCGCCCAGACCACGTTCCCGGAATCCGTCATCCGGTTCTACGCGTCGGAGCTGGTGCTCGCGCTCGAGCACCTCCACGGCCTCGGCGTCGTGCACCGCGACGTCAAGCCGGAGAACATCCTCATCCAGGACTCAGGCCACATCATGCTCATCGACTTCGACCTCTCCACCACGTTgccaccacctccgcctccgccgccgccggagccggaCGCGACCCCGACACGCGCCACCTCGCTTTCACCTTCCTCATCACATCACCACAGGCGCAAGAACAAGAAGGCCGCTATGGTTTTCGGCGCGTGCTTCTCCCGCCACGCAGCTTCGCCGGAGACTTCGTCGCAGTCCCCGTCGTCCACTTCGATGACGGCCTCGTCCGCGTCCGCGTCCTCGTTGTCCTGCAGCTCGCCGGGCGCTCGGACGCCAGCCAAGTCGAACTCGTTCGTGGGCACGGAAGACTACGTGGCGCCGGAGATCGTAGCTGGCAGCGGGCACGACTACGCCGTGGACTGGTGGGGCCTCGGCGTGGTGATCTACGAGATGATGTACGGACGCACCCCGTTCCGAGGCCGGAGCCGGCGGGAGACGTTTCACCGCGTGCTCACCGCACCGCCGGAGCTGCCCGGCGAAGCCTCGCCGTTGCGCGACCTCATCACCAGGCTCCTCGAGAAGGACCCTGGGAAGCGACTAGGCGCGCGCGGCGTCAAGCGGCACGCCTTCTTTAGAGGCGTCGACTGGGACCGCGTCCTCGACGTGGCGCGCCCGCCGTTCATCCCATCGCCCGATGAAAACGATGGTAACGCCGGCGCGGTGGTGGAGGCCGAAGCGCTGGACGTGGAGAAGGTCGTACATGAAGTGTTCGGCTCGAGTGGCGCC encodes:
- the LOC136474167 gene encoding leucine-rich repeat receptor-like protein FASCIATED EAR2; protein product: MPTATPLPHHLLATLLLLLLLLASAPRPAAPASTDRAALLAFRAALSPPSRAALSSWCGPLSPSWCGVSLHPTAAPAPSPAAPSVAELSLRGLNLTGVLPAAPLALLRRLRTLDLSANALSGELPCSLPRSLLVLDLSRNALSGAVPTCLPSSLPALHTLNLSANFLRLPLSPRLSFPARLAALDLSRNAISGAVPPRIVADPDNSALLLLDLSHNRFSGEIPAGIAAVRSLQGLFLADNQLSGEIPPGIGNLTYLQVLDLSNNRLSGSVPAGLAGCFQLLYLQLGGNQLSGALRPELDALASLKVLDLSNNKISGEIPLPLAGCRSLEVVDLSGNEISGELSSAVAKWLSLKFLSLAGNQLSGHLPDWMFSFPLLQWLDLSSNKFVGFIPDGGFNVTEVLNGGGGQAQAPATPSETVLPPQLFVSASVNTVSWQLDLRYDLQAATGIDLSGNELRGEIPEGLVAMKGLEYLNLSCNYLAGQIPAGLGGMGRLHTLDFSHNGLSGEVPPGIAAMAELEVLNLSYNSLSGPLPTMKFPGALAGNPGICSEEGCSENARTPEGKMEGSNHRGWLGGWHGENGWVSLGAFCISTMISFYVSLATLLCSSKARNLVFRPVRVEY
- the LOC136474168 gene encoding serine/threonine-protein kinase OXI1-like is translated as MAPSPPQQLSLALADLRALSVLGQGAGGVVFHVVPVAAAGDSAAAGAGEPMALKAMSRAAARRKGAGGTCGGGDGHRRIWFERDVLLSLRHPLLPSLRGVVATDAVVGFAISRCPGGDLKSLRRRWRAQTTFPESVIRFYASELVLALEHLHGLGVVHRDVKPENILIQDSGHIMLIDFDLSTTLPPPPPPPPPEPDATPTRATSLSPSSSHHHRRKNKKAAMVFGACFSRHAASPETSSQSPSSTSMTASSASASSLSCSSPGARTPAKSNSFVGTEDYVAPEIVAGSGHDYAVDWWGLGVVIYEMMYGRTPFRGRSRRETFHRVLTAPPELPGEASPLRDLITRLLEKDPGKRLGARGVKRHAFFRGVDWDRVLDVARPPFIPSPDENDGNAGAVVEAEALDVEKVVHEVFGSSGAGETRLMEVCSHGGTDDDFSIFF